In one Solanum dulcamara chromosome 1, daSolDulc1.2, whole genome shotgun sequence genomic region, the following are encoded:
- the LOC129902576 gene encoding PLAT domain-containing protein 3-like, with protein MGVSAQVNYFWFHLFILFFSLSISSIYGSEEDCVYTVYVRTSSKIKAGTDSIISLTLYDADGYGIRIKNLEAWGGLMGPGYNYFERGNLDIFSGRGPCLTAPICKMNLTSDGTGSGHGWYCNYVEVTVTGIHKKCNQQNFEVEQWIATDHSPYQLTFIKDLCKNTKSVQNLSLSGEDLSISGENLPVSDVVVM; from the exons ATGGGAGTATCAGCTCAAGTCAACTATTTTTGGTTCCATCTCTTTAtactctttttctctctctccatATCCTCCATTTATGGATCT gAGGAAGATTGTGTGTATACAGTTTATGTTCGAACGAGTTCAAAAATAAAAGCCGGAACTGATTCAATCATCAGCTTGACTCTCTACGATGCAGACGGCTACGGCATTCGAATCAAAAACTTGGAAGCTTGGGGTGGGCTTATGGGCCCGGGTTACAACTATTTCGAGAGAGGAAATTTGGATATCTTCAGTGGCCGAGGCCCATGTTTGACGGCGCCGATCTGCAAAATGAACTTGACTTCCGATGGAACAGGTTCAGGCCATGGATGGTACTGTAACTACGTTGAGGTCACCGTCACCGGAATCCATAAGAAATGTAATCAACAGAATTTTGAAGTGGAGCAATGGATCGCCACGGATCATTCACCTTATCAGCTCACTTTCATTAAGGATCTCTGTAAAAATACAAAGTCCGTTCAGAATCTGTCTCTCTCCGGTGAGGATCTGTCTATTTCCGGTGAGAATCTACCTGTTTCCGATGTCGTTGTGATGTAA